TCGTAGGTGCGCAGGAGCGGATCGGCGGGATCGCTGACGTAGAAATCGACCGTGCCGTTATACGCGTCGACCACGACCTTGACCGCGTTTCGAATGTAATTGGCGTTGTCGCCGAAACCGGGCCGGGAGTAAGGAAACCACTGGCTGACGGTGTAGGCGTCCTGTATCCAGAACAGCCGCCCATCGCTTGCGACGACGTAGGGGTCATGGTCGAGAGTCAGGAACGGCGCGATCGTACGCACGCGGTCCTGAATGTTGCGGTGAAGCAGTATCCGGCTCTGATCCGTGATATAGCCGCTCAGCAAAATGTTCGGATCGTCGAGCTGCCAGGCAAAGAGACTGCGGCGTCCCACACCGCCGAGCGTGACGCCGTCGCGCCCGCTATACCTCGTGTACGCATTGGTCGGCCTGCGGGGATAGTCGAACTCAGCTACATTGCCGTTCACGATCACATAGTCCTGCCGGCCTTCACTGAAATAGAGACGTGGTTCGCGAATCGCCGGCCCGCCGCTGGAGACGGGCGGAATATCGTGCAGATAGAAAGACGGTAAGCCTTCAGTGGATTTCTCGGTGACTGGCGACATCACGACGCCAATGCCGTGAGTAAAGATAAGGTGCAGGTTCACCCACGTTTGGGCGTTGGACGGCAGCATCGCCGGTTCCAGTTCTCGCGCCGACAGCACCACCTGCCTGTATCCGCTATCGAGCTGATAGCGGTCGATGTCCACCGAAAGAAATTTGTAGTAAGTCCTGATCTCCTGCAACTGTGCGTAGGTATCCATCAGCGGTGGCACATCCCAAAGCCGGATGTTGTCGATGGTCGCCCGATTGGCCTGCAGCGAGTCGAGCGTCAACCCCTGCTCGGCCTCGAACGGCTTGACCTCGATCTTTGCAAGGCCGTACGCCTGGCGCGTTAGCGCGATCGTATGCTCAATATAGGGTGTTTCCAGTTTCAGCTCGCTCGGCTTGACATAGAAGCGCTGAAACAGCGAAGGATAGATCTCGGCGAACACAATCGAACTGCCGAATACGAGAAGTGCGAGAGCGACGGGCTGCAGATGGCTGCGCTGGCGCATGTTGATCCAAAGAGCAACCGACGAGGCGGCTCCAAGGCCGACAAGCATCCACAGGACCGGCAACTCGACGTGGACATCGGTATAGCTCGCGCCGACCACGACGCCGTTGTCGCCATAGAGCAGCAGGAAGCGGTCGAGCCACCACGACCATGCCTTCACCGCAAAGAACAAACCGAGCAGTGCTGAGCCATGAGTGATGGCGGCGGCCGACAGCGTGCGTGGTGGCCGCTCCAGCGCAATGTCACCGCGCAACGCGTACACAGCACCTGCCACGACCGCGCTCCAGAACACTAGCTGCAGCAGCCAGTTCTTCAGAGCGACATACGCGGGGAGCGAGAAAAGATAAAAGCCGATATCCCTGTCGAAAATCGGATCGCGCTCGCCAACAGGCACCTGATAAATGAAGCGAAGCGCGATGTCCCAGCTCGAAACTTCGCTAGCGGCGACAACCAGCCCCAGGACGACCGCGGCGCAGGCAATACTGGCGCGCCAGGGAACGTGCGGCGCGATCAGTTCGGACAGTTCGACGGCAACCTCGCTCGCATGCGACGGATCGCCTGCTTGCGCTCGCAAGACATCGACACGCCTCGCGTAACG
The nucleotide sequence above comes from Paraburkholderia youngii. Encoded proteins:
- a CDS encoding UPF0182 family membrane protein; amino-acid sequence: MRSEVKSGVRLRRYAITVAAVVVALIVVGRITGVLVDWLWFSSVGYGGVFWTILSARVLLFATVFAISACAIWLSGMLAHRYARRVDVLRAQAGDPSHASEVAVELSELIAPHVPWRASIACAAVVLGLVVAASEVSSWDIALRFIYQVPVGERDPIFDRDIGFYLFSLPAYVALKNWLLQLVFWSAVVAGAVYALRGDIALERPPRTLSAAAITHGSALLGLFFAVKAWSWWLDRFLLLYGDNGVVVGASYTDVHVELPVLWMLVGLGAASSVALWINMRQRSHLQPVALALLVFGSSIVFAEIYPSLFQRFYVKPSELKLETPYIEHTIALTRQAYGLAKIEVKPFEAEQGLTLDSLQANRATIDNIRLWDVPPLMDTYAQLQEIRTYYKFLSVDIDRYQLDSGYRQVVLSARELEPAMLPSNAQTWVNLHLIFTHGIGVVMSPVTEKSTEGLPSFYLHDIPPVSSGGPAIREPRLYFSEGRQDYVIVNGNVAEFDYPRRPTNAYTRYSGRDGVTLGGVGRRSLFAWQLDDPNILLSGYITDQSRILLHRNIQDRVRTIAPFLTLDHDPYVVASDGRLFWIQDAYTVSQWFPYSRPGFGDNANYIRNAVKVVVDAYNGTVDFYVSDPADPLLRTYERIFPGMFKPLDAMPAGQRQHIRYPEDLFLIQAQVYRAYHMDAPEVFYNREDLWQFPQELVGMDGGSSASTMPPYYTIMRLPGDPRAEFILMLPMVPSQRENMIAWLAARCDQPGYGKLIVYTFPKDKLIYGPFQIEARIQQNTEISQQISLWNQMGSRVIRGHLVVVPIENSILYVSPLYLRAASGQLPEMKRVIAAYGDRVVMEDTLDQALAALFQETARAASPSRGTVDARAREALAHYDRAIERLKAEDWSGFGAELNALRPLLEALGAGRSDDHK